Proteins encoded in a region of the Diospyros lotus cultivar Yz01 chromosome 9, ASM1463336v1, whole genome shotgun sequence genome:
- the LOC127809846 gene encoding uncharacterized protein LOC127809846 isoform X2 has translation MAFLFQKFQEAVKTLAKSPTFARDPRKLQFEADINRLFLYTSYTRLGREADETDVEEIIDMASKASIVDQQKQVQENIHSQIRTFCTWMDEILLDSKSTNGTSESISQKNTVISRSGLSLAVGRMSSPTKNPAVPDTRPLKCAELSQRLKNLMGYTLELKSSQIPHEEAGLGLFIDGQADVGSVIAFYPGIIYSPAYYRYIPGYPRVDSHNPYLISRYDGTVINAQPWGVGGETREVWDISNVVESMPNVQDADRGTDRIWTMLSKPLQATRVASSGDVLERRNALALAHFANHPAKGMLPNVMVCPYDFPLTETDMRTYIPNIQFGGREEVNMKKFGTFWLKSWGSSSSNGSSSDVPVLKTIVLVATRALSDEEVLLNYRLSNSKRWPSWYSPVDEEEDRRRWG, from the exons GCTGTTAAAACTCTGGCAAAAAGTCCCACATTTGCTAGAGATCCAAGAAAGCTTCAATTTGAGGCTGATATAAATCGTCTCTTCCTGTATACGAG CTATACTCGTTTAGGAAGGGAGGCGGATGAAACAGATGTAGAGGAGATCATCGATATGGCTAGTAAGGCCTCTATTGTTGATCAACAGAAGCAGGTCCAAGAAAATATCCATTCTCAGATTAGGACATTCTGCACATGGATGGATGAAATTCTTCTTGATTCAAAGAGCACAAATGGAACTTCTGAATCAATTTCACAAAAGAATACTGTTATAAGCCGTAGTGGCCTTAGCCTTGCTGTAGGAAGGATGAGCTCGCCAACTAAAAATCCTG CTGTACCAGATACAAGACCATTAAAATGTGCTGAGCTGTCGCAGAGGCTAAAGAATCTCATGGGCTACACCCTCGAGCTCAAATCATCTCAAATTCCACATGAAGAAGCTGGCCTGGGTCTGTTTATAGATGGTCAAGCGGATGTTGGTTCTGTAATAGCATTCTACCCCGGAATAATTTACTCTCCAGCTTACTACCGTTACATTCCTGGATACCCAAGAGTTGATTCACACAATCCTTACTTGATATCAAGGTATGATGGAACTGTGATTAATGCGCAGCCCTGGGGTGTTGGGGGTGAAACCCGTGAAGTGTGGGATATCTCGAATGTAGTAGAATCTATGCCAAACGTGCAAGATGCTGATAGAGGTACTGATCGAATCTGGACGATGCTCAGCAAACCCTTGCAAGCCACCAGAGTTGCCAGCAGCGGTGATGTGTTGGAGCGAAGAAATGCACTAGCGCTTGCTCATTTTGCCAACCACCCTGCAAAGGGTATGCTCCCTAACGTCATGGTTTGCCCATATGATTTTCCATTGACTGAAACGGATATGAGAACTTACATACCAAATATACAATTTGGAGGCAGAGAGGAAgtaaatatgaagaaatttggCACTTTTTGGCTCAAATCGTGGGGATCCAGCAGCAGCAATGGATCATCATCAGATGTGCCTGTTCTAAAGACTATTGTCCTTGTGGCCACCAGGGCGCTTTCGGACGAAGAGGTGCTCTTGAATTATAGGTTAAGCAACTCAAAGCGCTGGCCATCCTGGTACTCTCCAGTAGATGAGGAAGAGGATCGGAGAAGGTGGGGCTGA